A stretch of Roseovarius sp. M141 DNA encodes these proteins:
- a CDS encoding LysR family transcriptional regulator translates to MARTGTLSGAAGNMGVGLATVSRRIERLEAAVAQPLFLRQQSGYRLTEDGTALVERAEEMEAAALSLTSGLRQDAEVSGTVRLATAENLATGLIMPELARLRQEYPRLTLEIVTDIATVNLHRRDADIALRMVKPERGNVSLQRLGTLGFGLYGAPGYIAGRGQAADTGNFDSDDFIGWSGAHANLPAAQWIERILRGRAAAITTTSLGSQLVACVSGLGLALLPHFLARPRGLVCLDADLGIDQSIWLVTQSDLAQSRRIYAVADFLRDLVRRHAAALNG, encoded by the coding sequence GTGGCGCGCACCGGCACGCTGAGCGGTGCGGCCGGGAATATGGGTGTGGGCCTTGCCACCGTCTCGCGTCGGATCGAGCGACTGGAAGCGGCGGTCGCCCAACCGCTTTTCCTGCGCCAGCAATCAGGCTACCGGTTGACCGAAGACGGCACGGCCCTGGTGGAACGGGCCGAGGAGATGGAAGCGGCCGCCCTGTCGCTCACGTCGGGGCTGCGACAGGATGCAGAGGTTTCGGGCACCGTGCGGCTAGCCACGGCGGAAAACCTCGCGACCGGCCTGATCATGCCGGAACTTGCGCGGCTCCGGCAGGAATATCCGCGACTGACGCTGGAGATCGTGACCGACATCGCCACTGTCAACCTGCACCGTCGCGATGCCGATATCGCACTCAGGATGGTGAAGCCCGAGCGCGGGAACGTCTCGCTGCAACGGCTGGGGACCTTGGGCTTCGGTCTCTATGGGGCCCCCGGCTATATCGCGGGGCGAGGCCAAGCGGCGGATACCGGGAACTTCGATAGCGACGACTTCATCGGCTGGTCAGGGGCCCATGCAAATCTGCCCGCGGCTCAATGGATAGAACGCATACTGAGAGGCCGCGCCGCCGCGATCACAACCACTTCGCTCGGCTCGCAGCTCGTAGCCTGCGTCAGCGGCCTCGGGCTCGCTCTCCTGCCGCATTTCCTCGCCCGGCCAAGGGGTCTCGTATGCCTCGATGCGGATCTCGGGATCGATCAGTCGATCTGGCTCGTAACTCAATCCGACCTCGCCCAGTCCCGCCGCATATATGCGGTTGCCGATTTCCTCCGTGATCTGGTCAGGCGGCACGCAGCGGCATTGAATGGATGA
- a CDS encoding aldo/keto reductase, producing the protein MKRRTLTKGFEVSAIGLGCMGMSEFYGPRDDEKSMQVLHEAAHLGIDFLDTADMYGPHHNEDLIGTFLTQTKTPMKIATKFGIVRAPGEYLRSLDNGPKYARSACEGSLKRLGVERIDLYYVHRINRDQSIEETMGGLSRLVEEGKINRIGLCEVSAETLRRAHAVHPVTAVQTEYSLWSRGVEAEVLPACRELNIGFVPYSPLGRGFLTGRFQDKTDFEDGDFRALLPRFQAEAVASNRRIADLVSRIATRKGCTPAQLSLAWLLAQGDDIVPIPGTKRIRYLRDNAGAVDVTLSGAELQEINQGLATLPVAGARYTDEGMKGVDA; encoded by the coding sequence ATGAAACGCAGGACGTTGACGAAAGGTTTCGAGGTCTCGGCCATCGGTCTGGGCTGTATGGGCATGAGCGAGTTCTACGGTCCCCGCGACGACGAGAAGTCGATGCAGGTGTTGCATGAGGCGGCCCATCTGGGGATCGATTTTCTCGACACTGCAGACATGTATGGGCCGCACCACAACGAAGATCTTATCGGCACGTTTTTGACGCAGACCAAAACCCCGATGAAAATCGCCACCAAGTTCGGGATCGTCCGTGCGCCAGGAGAATACCTGCGCAGCCTAGACAACGGACCGAAATACGCACGGTCGGCCTGCGAGGGGTCGCTGAAACGCCTCGGTGTGGAGCGGATTGATCTCTACTATGTCCATCGGATCAACCGGGATCAGAGCATCGAGGAGACCATGGGTGGTCTCTCGCGCCTTGTCGAGGAAGGCAAGATCAACCGGATCGGCTTATGCGAAGTCAGCGCCGAGACGCTGCGCCGCGCCCATGCGGTGCATCCGGTCACGGCTGTGCAGACGGAATATTCCCTGTGGTCGCGCGGGGTCGAGGCCGAAGTTCTGCCCGCTTGCCGCGAATTGAATATCGGCTTCGTACCCTATTCCCCTCTCGGGCGCGGCTTTCTGACCGGGCGTTTTCAGGATAAGACGGACTTCGAGGATGGTGATTTCCGTGCATTGTTACCTCGATTCCAAGCAGAGGCCGTGGCCTCCAACCGTCGTATCGCCGACCTCGTAAGCCGGATCGCCACGCGAAAGGGCTGCACACCGGCCCAACTCTCGCTGGCTTGGCTTCTGGCGCAGGGCGACGACATCGTTCCTATCCCCGGCACAAAGCGGATCAGATATTTGCGCGACAATGCTGGTGCCGTGGACGTGACCCTCAGTGGCGCAGAGCTTCAGGAGATCAATCAGGGTCTGGCGACCCTTCCGGTCGCCGGGGCGCGCTATACCGACGAAGGCATGAAGGGAGTGGACGCATGA
- a CDS encoding carboxymuconolactone decarboxylase family protein — protein MLSATGAAPDQLEFHVRAAVTTGVTRERIVEIGLKVSVYAGGLAA, from the coding sequence ATGTTGTCCGCAACGGGCGCTGCCCCTGACCAGTTGGAATTCCACGTTCGGGCGGCGGTGACCACCGGCGTGACACGGGAGAGGATCGTCGAGATCGGTCTAAAGGTGTCGGTCTATGCAGGGGGGCTGGCGGCTTGA
- the recJ gene encoding single-stranded-DNA-specific exonuclease RecJ — translation MTAFLDVEASLTGRRWIGPTSALDRAAEAMAQETGLPYPVCLVLARRGVAPEGAEGYLAPALRDLLPDPRSLLDMEKAASRFLTAVERRERIAIFADYDVDGGTSAALLIDWLRQMGRGATLYVPDRIDEGYGPNDEAMAALAAAHDLIICVDCGTLSHGPVAAAKGADVVILDHHLGGETLPGALAVVNPNRQDESGDLAHLCAAAVVFLMLVETGRQLREAGRKGPDLMAMLDLVALATVADVAPLIGVNRAFVRQGLRVMARRDRPGLVALADVARMDSAPAAYHLGFLMGPRINAGGRIGRADLGARLLACDNPHEAQAMAQRLDQLNGERREIEAGVQAAAMAQAEARGLDAPLVWAASDGWHPGVVGIVASRLKEAANRPAIVIGFDGDIGKGSGRSITGVDLGAAIQRLAAEGLLMKGGGHKMAAGLTVARDLLEPAMARLSELLAKQGAGTGGAADLALDGLLMPGAATPDLITQLDAVGPFGAGAAAPRHVFAQMQITFAKRVGERHLKIRFGDGTGPQLDAIAFGAFDGPIGAALEGHGGKRFHLAGRLELNVWRGRQSAQLRLEDAAPA, via the coding sequence ATGACTGCCTTCCTGGATGTCGAGGCGTCACTGACCGGGCGGCGCTGGATCGGGCCGACATCTGCGCTGGACCGTGCCGCCGAGGCGATGGCGCAGGAAACGGGACTGCCCTACCCGGTCTGTCTGGTGCTGGCGCGTCGCGGGGTCGCGCCCGAGGGCGCCGAAGGATATCTGGCGCCCGCGCTGCGCGACCTGCTGCCAGATCCCCGCTCGCTGTTGGATATGGAAAAGGCGGCATCACGGTTTCTGACAGCTGTGGAGCGGCGCGAGCGCATCGCGATCTTTGCCGATTACGATGTCGACGGCGGCACCAGCGCCGCGCTGCTGATCGACTGGCTGCGCCAAATGGGACGCGGGGCAACGCTCTATGTGCCCGACCGGATCGACGAAGGCTATGGCCCGAATGACGAGGCTATGGCAGCGCTGGCCGCGGCGCATGATCTGATCATCTGCGTCGATTGCGGCACGCTGAGCCACGGGCCGGTGGCCGCCGCCAAGGGGGCCGATGTCGTCATCCTCGACCACCACCTCGGCGGCGAGACATTGCCGGGCGCGCTCGCTGTGGTAAACCCGAACCGCCAGGATGAAAGCGGCGATCTGGCGCATCTTTGTGCTGCCGCTGTCGTGTTCCTGATGCTGGTCGAGACGGGCCGCCAACTGCGCGAGGCGGGACGCAAGGGGCCGGATTTGATGGCGATGCTGGATCTGGTGGCGCTGGCGACGGTGGCCGACGTGGCGCCACTGATCGGGGTCAACCGCGCCTTTGTGCGGCAGGGCCTGCGCGTCATGGCCCGGCGCGACCGTCCGGGGCTGGTGGCGCTGGCCGATGTGGCGCGCATGGACAGCGCCCCGGCGGCCTATCACCTTGGCTTTCTCATGGGACCGCGCATCAACGCCGGCGGGCGCATCGGGCGCGCCGATCTGGGCGCGCGGCTGCTGGCCTGTGATAATCCGCACGAGGCGCAGGCGATGGCCCAACGACTGGACCAGTTGAACGGCGAGCGGCGCGAGATCGAGGCAGGCGTGCAGGCCGCCGCCATGGCGCAGGCCGAGGCACGCGGACTGGACGCGCCGCTGGTCTGGGCGGCGAGCGACGGCTGGCACCCTGGCGTTGTTGGCATCGTCGCCAGCCGCCTGAAGGAAGCGGCGAATCGCCCCGCCATCGTGATCGGCTTTGACGGCGATATCGGCAAGGGATCCGGCCGCTCGATCACGGGTGTCGATCTGGGCGCCGCGATCCAGCGTCTAGCCGCCGAAGGCCTGCTGATGAAGGGCGGCGGGCACAAGATGGCCGCCGGTCTGACAGTGGCGCGCGATCTGCTGGAGCCCGCGATGGCACGTCTGTCCGAACTGCTGGCGAAACAGGGCGCCGGGACGGGTGGCGCGGCCGATCTGGCGCTGGACGGGTTGCTGATGCCGGGCGCCGCCACCCCCGATCTGATCACGCAGCTGGACGCCGTCGGCCCCTTCGGCGCCGGGGCCGCCGCACCACGCCATGTCTTTGCCCAGATGCAGATCACTTTTGCCAAGCGGGTCGGGGAACGCCACCTCAAGATCCGCTTTGGCGACGGCACCGGCCCGCAGCTGGACGCCATCGCCTTCGGCGCCTTTGATGGTCCTATAGGCGCCGCGCTGGAAGGGCATGGCGGCAAGCGTTTCCACTTGGCCGGGCGGTTGGAATTGAACGTCTGGCGCGGCCGCCAGAGCGCGCAACTGCGCCTCGAGGATGCCGCGCCGGCGTGA
- a CDS encoding NAD(P)/FAD-dependent oxidoreductase, translating into MTVETIDTVVVGGGQAGIAMSEHLTSHAIPHIVLERHRIAERWRSERWDSLVANGPAWHDRFPGLKFDDLDPDAFAPKERVADYFVQYAEKIGAPVRTGVEVNSVTRLDGRPGFRVETSRGVIEARNIVAATGPFQKPVIPQIVPEDADIFQIHSNRYRNPEQLPEGAVLVVGAGASGAQIGAELMRTGRRVYLAAGPHDRPPRSYRGRDFCWWLGVLGKWDLAAPAPGTEHVSIAVSGANGGETVDFRALAREGLTLVGRAERYANGILYFGAGLVQSIRHGDANYLSVLDEADAYIARNGLDLPEEPEARDFGSEPECLTAPIRALDLADAGITSIIWATGYALDYSWLDVDAFDEMGRPAHQRGKSTEPGVYFLGLPWQSRRGSSFIWGVWHDARHVADSIATQRSYLEYHAQAEARSA; encoded by the coding sequence ATGACAGTTGAAACAATCGACACGGTCGTCGTAGGCGGCGGACAGGCAGGCATCGCGATGAGCGAGCATCTGACCAGCCACGCCATCCCCCATATCGTCCTTGAGCGTCATCGCATCGCCGAGCGCTGGCGCTCGGAGCGGTGGGATTCGCTGGTTGCCAACGGCCCCGCATGGCACGACCGCTTTCCCGGTCTGAAATTCGACGATCTCGATCCCGACGCCTTTGCCCCGAAGGAGAGGGTGGCAGATTACTTTGTCCAATATGCCGAAAAGATTGGCGCGCCCGTCCGTACCGGTGTCGAAGTGAACAGCGTCACGCGTCTGGACGGACGCCCCGGCTTTCGCGTGGAAACATCCCGAGGCGTGATAGAGGCCCGCAATATCGTCGCTGCGACCGGCCCGTTCCAGAAACCCGTTATTCCGCAAATCGTGCCCGAAGACGCGGACATTTTCCAGATCCACTCGAACCGGTATCGCAACCCCGAACAGCTGCCCGAAGGCGCGGTTCTGGTGGTCGGCGCAGGCGCATCAGGCGCCCAGATCGGGGCCGAGCTGATGCGCACCGGACGCCGGGTCTATCTGGCCGCCGGGCCGCATGATCGCCCGCCACGCAGCTACCGGGGCCGCGATTTCTGCTGGTGGCTGGGTGTCCTGGGCAAATGGGATCTGGCCGCGCCTGCCCCCGGCACCGAGCATGTCAGCATCGCCGTCAGCGGCGCCAATGGCGGTGAGACCGTCGATTTCCGCGCCCTTGCGCGCGAGGGCCTGACACTGGTCGGCCGCGCCGAGAGATATGCAAACGGCATACTTTACTTCGGCGCGGGCCTTGTGCAGAGCATCCGCCACGGCGATGCCAATTACCTTTCGGTCCTTGACGAGGCAGACGCCTATATCGCCCGCAACGGTCTGGACCTCCCCGAAGAGCCGGAGGCACGCGATTTCGGGTCCGAACCCGAGTGCCTGACCGCGCCGATCCGCGCGCTGGATCTGGCCGATGCCGGGATCACGTCGATCATCTGGGCGACCGGCTATGCGCTGGATTACAGCTGGCTGGACGTAGACGCCTTTGACGAGATGGGCCGCCCGGCGCATCAACGCGGCAAATCAACGGAACCCGGCGTCTATTTTCTGGGCCTGCCATGGCAATCACGGCGCGGATCGTCATTTATCTGGGGTGTCTGGCACGATGCACGGCACGTCGCCGATTCGATCGCCACCCAGCGCAGCTATCTGGAGTATCACGCCCAGGCCGAGGCACGCAGCGCCTGA
- the glpX gene encoding class II fructose-bisphosphatase codes for MTDTADFNDRMLSLGLARVSEAAALACADLIGRGDEKAADQMAVNAMREQLNKLAIKGVVVIGEGERDEAPMLFIGEEVGTGDGPGVDIALDPLEGTTLTAKAMPNALTVISMAQRGSLLHAPDVYMEKLAIGPGYDKNVVALDMSPRERVQALAKAKGCKPSEVTVCILERPRHQEMIEEVRATGAAVYLIPDGDVAGVIHCAEAELTGIDMYMGSGGAPEGVLAASALKCMGGQIWGRLLFRNDDEKGRAAKAGITDLNRIYARDDMVTGDVIFAATGVTDGSLVKGVKRRQTYVETETVLMRSKTGSLRRMTYRNPVK; via the coding sequence ATGACCGATACCGCCGACTTCAACGACCGCATGCTGTCGCTCGGACTGGCCCGCGTCTCCGAGGCGGCCGCACTGGCCTGTGCTGACCTGATCGGGCGCGGCGATGAAAAGGCAGCGGACCAGATGGCCGTCAACGCCATGCGCGAGCAGCTGAACAAGCTGGCGATCAAGGGCGTAGTCGTCATCGGCGAGGGCGAGCGCGACGAGGCGCCGATGCTGTTCATCGGCGAAGAGGTCGGCACCGGCGACGGCCCCGGCGTGGATATCGCGCTGGACCCGCTGGAGGGCACGACCCTGACCGCCAAGGCGATGCCAAACGCGCTGACCGTGATTTCGATGGCGCAGCGCGGCAGCCTGCTGCACGCGCCGGACGTCTATATGGAAAAACTGGCCATCGGCCCGGGCTATGACAAGAACGTCGTCGCGCTGGACATGTCGCCGCGCGAACGGGTTCAGGCATTGGCCAAGGCCAAGGGCTGCAAGCCGTCCGAAGTGACCGTCTGCATCCTTGAGCGTCCCCGCCACCAGGAAATGATCGAAGAAGTACGCGCCACCGGCGCCGCCGTCTATCTGATCCCCGACGGCGACGTCGCCGGAGTCATCCACTGCGCCGAGGCCGAACTGACCGGCATCGACATGTATATGGGGTCCGGCGGGGCGCCCGAGGGCGTGTTGGCCGCATCCGCGCTGAAATGCATGGGGGGCCAGATCTGGGGCCGCTTGCTGTTCCGCAACGATGACGAGAAGGGCCGCGCGGCCAAGGCCGGCATCACAGACCTGAACCGGATCTATGCGCGCGACGACATGGTAACGGGCGACGTGATCTTTGCCGCCACCGGCGTCACCGACGGATCGCTGGTCAAGGGCGTCAAGCGCCGCCAGACCTATGTCGAAACCGAAACCGTGCTGATGCGCTCGAAAACCGGCTCATTGCGCCGGATGACGTACCGCAACCCGGTGAAGTGA
- a CDS encoding homoserine dehydrogenase has protein sequence MNDPLRLGIAGLGTVGTGVVRIIRQKASLLAERAGRPVTISAVSARSRGKKRGVPLEDYAWEDDPVALAQRDDVDVFVELMGGHNGPAKAATEAAIAAGKDVVTANKALLAHHGHALALTAEAAGRVIRFEAAVAGGIPVIKALTEGLAGNDMTRVMGVMNGTCNYILTRMQSAGLPYADVFQEASDLGYLEADPQLDVGGIDAAHKLSLLAAIAFGTQVDFGSVQMEGIGAIAIEDINHAADMGYRIKLLGVAQMTGRGLEQRMTPCLVPATSPLGQLDGGTNMVVLEGDNVEQIVLRGPGAGMGPTASAVMGDVMDIARGFRLPVFGRPATGLKQAQPAQGGTPAPYYLRMSLTDKPGALAKVATALGDAGISIDRMRQYDHDGPDAPVLIVTHKASRADLDRALAAMPALGVVTDTPIALRIETA, from the coding sequence ATGAACGACCCCTTGCGCCTTGGCATCGCCGGACTGGGTACCGTCGGCACCGGCGTCGTGCGCATCATCCGCCAGAAGGCAAGCCTGCTGGCGGAACGGGCCGGGCGCCCCGTCACGATCAGCGCCGTTTCGGCACGTTCGCGCGGCAAGAAACGCGGCGTTCCCCTGGAGGATTACGCGTGGGAGGATGACCCGGTCGCCTTGGCGCAACGCGATGACGTCGACGTTTTCGTCGAACTGATGGGGGGCCATAACGGCCCGGCCAAGGCCGCGACCGAGGCCGCGATTGCAGCGGGCAAGGATGTCGTGACAGCCAACAAGGCGCTGCTGGCCCATCACGGCCACGCTCTGGCGCTGACGGCCGAGGCTGCGGGCCGCGTCATCCGCTTTGAGGCGGCCGTCGCCGGCGGCATCCCCGTCATCAAGGCCCTGACCGAGGGGCTGGCCGGCAACGACATGACCCGCGTCATGGGCGTGATGAACGGCACCTGCAACTATATCCTGACACGGATGCAATCAGCCGGCCTGCCTTACGCGGATGTCTTTCAGGAGGCGTCCGATCTGGGCTATCTGGAGGCCGATCCGCAGCTGGACGTGGGCGGCATTGATGCCGCGCACAAGCTGTCGCTGCTGGCCGCCATCGCCTTTGGCACGCAGGTCGATTTCGGCTCGGTCCAGATGGAGGGAATCGGGGCGATCGCGATCGAGGATATCAACCACGCCGCCGACATGGGCTACCGGATCAAGCTGCTGGGCGTCGCGCAGATGACAGGCCGTGGGCTGGAGCAGCGCATGACGCCCTGTCTGGTGCCGGCCACCAGCCCACTGGGACAACTGGATGGCGGGACCAACATGGTCGTGCTGGAGGGGGACAATGTCGAGCAGATCGTGCTGCGCGGCCCCGGTGCCGGCATGGGCCCCACCGCAAGCGCCGTGATGGGCGACGTCATGGATATCGCGCGCGGCTTTCGGCTGCCCGTCTTCGGGCGCCCTGCAACCGGATTGAAACAGGCCCAGCCCGCACAGGGCGGCACACCTGCACCTTACTATCTGCGCATGTCGCTCACCGATAAGCCCGGCGCGCTGGCCAAGGTGGCGACGGCACTGGGCGATGCCGGAATTTCGATCGACCGCATGCGCCAATACGACCATGACGGCCCCGACGCGCCAGTGCTGATCGTCACGCACAAGGCAAGCCGCGCCGATCTGGACCGCGCACTGGCTGCGATGCCCGCCCTCGGCGTCGTGACCGACACCCCTATCGCCCTGCGCATCGAAACCGCCTGA
- a CDS encoding NAD(P)-dependent oxidoreductase: protein MKTGFIGLGNVGGKLAGSLLRGGVPLMVHDLDADLVAGFVARGAEDGGDPAQMMQDCDTVITCLPSPAASAAVVAQMLTHMGPGKTWIEMSTTDAAEVQRLGAEVMAQGAAVADCPVSGGCHRADTGNISIYAGCDRPTFERVLPLLTVMGRKILHTGDLGSASVLKVMTNYLATANLLTLCEALTVMKAAGADLGTTFDAIAISSGNSFVHETESQLILSGARDVNFTLDLVQKDVGLFQKLADLHDVPLEISPLIIDILTDGQRRFGERAQSDRLIERLEEATGLDITAPGFPDRLVDTEPEERGAEVAARR from the coding sequence ATGAAAACCGGGTTTATCGGATTGGGCAATGTCGGCGGCAAGCTGGCAGGGAGCCTGCTGCGCGGCGGTGTGCCGCTCATGGTGCACGATCTGGACGCGGATCTGGTCGCGGGCTTCGTAGCCCGAGGCGCCGAGGATGGCGGCGATCCCGCGCAGATGATGCAGGATTGCGACACCGTCATCACCTGCCTGCCCAGCCCCGCCGCAAGCGCCGCCGTCGTTGCGCAAATGCTGACGCATATGGGCCCCGGCAAGACATGGATCGAGATGTCGACGACCGACGCCGCCGAGGTCCAGCGCCTCGGGGCCGAGGTCATGGCGCAGGGCGCCGCTGTCGCCGATTGTCCGGTGTCGGGCGGCTGTCATCGCGCCGATACCGGCAATATCAGTATCTATGCGGGCTGCGATCGCCCCACATTCGAGCGTGTCCTGCCGTTGCTTACGGTCATGGGGCGCAAGATTCTGCACACTGGCGATCTGGGCAGCGCATCGGTGCTGAAGGTGATGACGAACTATCTGGCCACCGCCAACCTGCTGACCCTGTGCGAGGCGCTGACCGTCATGAAGGCGGCGGGGGCGGATCTGGGCACCACATTCGACGCGATCGCGATTTCGTCGGGCAATTCCTTTGTGCACGAAACAGAAAGCCAGTTGATCCTGTCGGGGGCGCGTGACGTCAATTTCACGTTGGATCTGGTCCAGAAGGATGTCGGCCTGTTCCAAAAACTGGCCGATCTGCACGACGTCCCGCTGGAGATATCACCGCTGATCATCGACATCCTGACCGACGGCCAGCGCCGTTTCGGAGAGCGCGCGCAATCGGACCGCCTCATCGAGCGGCTGGAGGAAGCGACCGGCCTCGATATCACCGCGCCGGGATTTCCGGATCGGCTGGTGGATACCGAGCCCGAGGAGCGGGGCGCAGAGGTGGCTGCGCGGCGGTGA
- a CDS encoding Glu/Leu/Phe/Val dehydrogenase yields MTAVKEPSFRDSVDLMFNRAVSLMDLEPGLEEKIRVCNATYTVRFGVRLRGQIHTFTGYRSVHSEHLEPVKGGIRFAMGVNQDEVEALAALMTYKCALVEAPFGGSKGGLRIDPREWDENELERITRRFAYELIKRDLIHPSQNVPAPDMGTGEREMAWIADQYRRMNTTDISGRACVTGKPINAGGIQGRTEATGRGVQYALQEFFRHPDDVKMANLSGGLDGKRVVVQGLGNVGYHAAKFLSEEDGCIITAIVERDGALISDKGLHVEEVRNWIAKHNGVKGFPGAEYVTDGAKVLEKECDILIPAAMEAVINMSNAANISAALIIEAANGPVTAGADQILREKGCVIIPDMFANAGGVTVSYFEWVKNLGHIRFGRMGRRQEESRHQLVVDELERLSGDKNLGWTLSPDFKQRYLRGAGELELVRSGLDDTMRAAYQSMRDVWHGHDEVTDLRTAAYLVSIGKVAASYRALGL; encoded by the coding sequence ATGACTGCCGTAAAAGAACCGAGTTTCCGCGATTCCGTAGACCTGATGTTTAATCGGGCGGTCTCCCTGATGGATCTTGAGCCGGGACTGGAAGAGAAGATCCGCGTCTGCAACGCCACCTACACCGTGCGCTTTGGCGTGCGCCTGCGCGGCCAGATCCATACATTCACCGGGTACCGAAGCGTTCATTCGGAACATTTGGAGCCGGTCAAGGGCGGCATTCGCTTTGCCATGGGCGTAAACCAGGACGAGGTCGAGGCGCTGGCGGCGCTGATGACCTACAAATGTGCGCTGGTCGAGGCGCCGTTCGGCGGCTCGAAAGGTGGCCTGCGCATTGATCCCCGCGAGTGGGACGAAAATGAGCTTGAGCGGATCACGCGCCGCTTTGCCTACGAGCTGATCAAACGTGATCTGATCCACCCCAGCCAAAACGTTCCGGCCCCCGACATGGGCACGGGTGAGCGTGAAATGGCTTGGATTGCCGACCAGTACAGGCGCATGAACACCACCGATATCAGCGGGCGCGCCTGCGTCACCGGCAAGCCGATCAACGCGGGCGGTATTCAGGGCAGGACCGAGGCAACCGGGCGGGGCGTGCAATATGCGCTTCAGGAGTTTTTCCGCCATCCCGATGACGTCAAGATGGCAAACCTCAGCGGCGGGCTGGATGGCAAGCGTGTCGTGGTTCAGGGCCTTGGCAACGTGGGCTATCACGCAGCTAAATTCCTGTCCGAAGAGGATGGTTGCATCATCACCGCCATCGTCGAGCGTGATGGCGCGCTGATCAGCGACAAGGGTCTGCACGTCGAAGAGGTCCGCAACTGGATCGCCAAGCATAACGGCGTCAAGGGTTTTCCGGGCGCCGAGTATGTCACCGATGGCGCAAAGGTGCTGGAAAAGGAGTGCGATATCCTGATCCCGGCCGCGATGGAGGCCGTGATCAACATGTCGAACGCCGCCAATATCAGCGCGGCCTTGATCATCGAGGCGGCGAATGGTCCCGTCACTGCCGGCGCCGACCAGATCCTGCGTGAAAAGGGCTGCGTCATCATCCCGGACATGTTCGCCAACGCGGGCGGCGTGACGGTATCCTATTTCGAGTGGGTAAAGAACCTTGGCCATATCCGCTTTGGCCGCATGGGGCGCCGTCAGGAAGAGTCGCGCCACCAGTTGGTCGTGGACGAGTTGGAGCGCCTGAGCGGCGACAAGAATCTGGGCTGGACGCTCAGCCCTGACTTCAAGCAGCGCTACCTGCGCGGTGCGGGCGAGCTGGAGCTGGTACGCTCGGGTCTGGACGACACGATGCGCGCGGCCTACCAGTCGATGCGCGATGTCTGGCATGGGCATGATGAGGTGACGGACCTGCGCACGGCGGCCTATCTGGTATCAATCGGCAAAGTCGCGGCCAGCTATCGCGCCTTGGGTCTGTGA